The following are encoded together in the Thermodesulfatator atlanticus DSM 21156 genome:
- the rplR gene encoding 50S ribosomal protein L18, producing MGKTSKKVLARLRRKRRVRKKIFGTPERPRLSVFRSSKHIYAQIIDDVHGRTLVAASSLSPQIKEKVLSAKKEGGKTAVAKVVGELIGQRAIEAGIKKVVFDRGGYKYHGRVKALADGARAAGLEF from the coding sequence ATGGGAAAAACAAGCAAAAAGGTCTTAGCGAGACTTAGAAGAAAACGTCGTGTACGTAAAAAGATTTTCGGGACACCTGAAAGACCACGTCTTTCGGTCTTTCGATCCTCAAAGCATATTTATGCTCAGATTATCGACGATGTTCACGGAAGGACTTTAGTGGCAGCTTCTTCGCTGTCCCCGCAGATCAAAGAAAAAGTCCTTTCTGCCAAAAAAGAAGGTGGAAAGACAGCAGTGGCCAAGGTGGTAGGAGAACTTATAGGCCAGCGGGCCATAGAGGCTGGTATCAAAAAAGTTGTTTTTGACAGAGGTGGCTATAAATATCACGGGCGCGTTAAGGCCTTAGCTGATGGGGCTCGCGCTGCAGGTTTAGAGTTTTAA
- the rpsH gene encoding 30S ribosomal protein S8, whose product MMTDPIADMLARIRNACLVHHKTVEIPASKMKLAIAKILKEEGYIEDFRFVPEGPQGKIEIVLKYDDEKRPVIAGMKKVSKPGRRVYVKKDELPKVLGGYGIAIISTSQGIMTDREARKRGIGGEVICEVW is encoded by the coding sequence ATGATGACTGATCCGATTGCTGATATGCTGGCGCGTATTCGTAACGCCTGCTTAGTGCATCACAAAACCGTTGAGATTCCAGCTTCTAAGATGAAGCTTGCTATTGCCAAGATTCTCAAAGAAGAAGGCTATATTGAAGATTTCCGTTTTGTACCTGAGGGGCCTCAGGGAAAGATTGAAATCGTGCTTAAATATGACGACGAAAAAAGGCCGGTTATAGCGGGCATGAAAAAAGTTTCTAAGCCTGGCCGTAGGGTTTACGTTAAAAAAGACGAGCTGCCTAAGGTTTTAGGGGGCTATGGCATTGCCATTATTTCTACTTCTCAGGGCATTATGACAGACAGAGAAGCCCGCAAACGTGGCATTGGTGGCGAAGTTATTTGTGAAGTTTGGTAA
- the secY gene encoding preprotein translocase subunit SecY, protein MLQTKGVETLANIPELRRRIFFLLAALAIYRIAVQIPTPGINTVALAALFDRAGGTIFGFLDMFSGGALRRLSICALGIMPYISASIILQLLTVVFPSIKEMQKEGPEGRRKIAYYTRYLTVAICLIQGFGIALGLERMTAPNGDPIVLFPGWGFKLLTMITLTAGTIFLMWLGEQITEHGIGNGISMIIFAGIVAGIPAALIRTVRFVKTGELSPVVLLLIIALVIAVVAFTVFMERAQRRIPIHYAKRQVGRQIVGGQTTYLPLKVNMAGVIPPIFASSVLMFPATVASFVPIDFFQKMAHWFQPGSLIYEVLFVALIIFFCYFYTAIIFNPQEVAENLQKHGGFIPGIRPGRATAEFLDRVLARITLIGALYVSAICVLPTILIKEFNVPFYFGGTALLIVVGVAMDTMAQIEAHLLTRHYDGLMKQGRLRGRGR, encoded by the coding sequence ATGTTACAAACTAAGGGTGTAGAAACTCTTGCCAATATTCCAGAGTTGCGCCGCAGGATATTTTTCCTTCTTGCGGCGCTTGCTATTTATAGAATAGCCGTTCAAATTCCTACTCCCGGCATAAATACCGTGGCCCTTGCTGCCTTGTTTGATAGGGCCGGGGGAACTATCTTTGGCTTCCTGGATATGTTCTCCGGTGGAGCCCTTAGGCGTCTTTCTATTTGTGCCTTGGGGATTATGCCCTATATTAGCGCCTCTATTATCCTTCAGCTTTTAACCGTAGTATTCCCCAGCATAAAAGAAATGCAAAAAGAAGGCCCTGAAGGCCGCCGCAAGATCGCCTATTATACGCGTTATCTCACGGTAGCCATTTGTTTGATTCAGGGCTTTGGTATTGCGCTTGGGCTTGAGCGCATGACCGCTCCCAATGGCGATCCTATTGTACTTTTCCCTGGCTGGGGATTTAAACTGCTCACCATGATCACCCTTACCGCGGGGACTATTTTCCTCATGTGGCTTGGAGAACAGATTACCGAGCATGGCATTGGAAACGGTATCTCCATGATTATCTTTGCAGGTATTGTAGCAGGAATTCCCGCGGCCCTTATCCGTACTGTGCGATTTGTTAAGACGGGCGAACTCTCCCCGGTAGTACTTCTTTTAATTATAGCGCTGGTGATAGCGGTAGTTGCTTTCACTGTCTTTATGGAAAGGGCGCAGCGCAGGATCCCCATTCATTACGCTAAACGCCAAGTGGGAAGGCAGATCGTTGGTGGGCAAACCACTTATCTTCCTCTTAAAGTAAATATGGCAGGGGTCATTCCCCCGATTTTTGCTTCTTCTGTTTTGATGTTTCCGGCAACCGTGGCAAGTTTTGTTCCAATAGACTTTTTCCAAAAAATGGCGCATTGGTTTCAGCCTGGCAGTCTTATTTACGAAGTCTTGTTCGTCGCGCTCATTATCTTTTTCTGTTATTTCTATACCGCTATTATTTTCAATCCTCAGGAAGTAGCGGAGAACCTTCAAAAACACGGTGGTTTTATTCCTGGAATTAGGCCAGGGCGCGCTACGGCTGAATTTTTAGACCGAGTTCTTGCCAGGATTACTTTAATAGGGGCCTTATATGTGTCGGCTATCTGTGTATTGCCAACCATTTTGATAAAAGAATTTAATGTCCCCTTTTATTTTGGAGGTACGGCCCTTCTCATCGTAGTAGGAGTGGCCATGGATACCATGGCCCAAATTGAAGCGCACCTTTTGACCCGCCATTATGATGGACTTATGAAGCAGGGCCGTTTGCGGGGAAGAGGGCGTTAA
- the rpmD gene encoding 50S ribosomal protein L30 encodes MKQLKITLVRSKYGWSKKQRDTLAALGLRRIRHTVVKPDNPCIRGMIDKVKHLVKVEEING; translated from the coding sequence ATGAAGCAGCTTAAAATTACCCTTGTGCGCAGTAAGTATGGCTGGAGCAAAAAGCAGCGTGACACCCTTGCTGCTTTGGGGCTTAGGCGTATTCGTCACACTGTAGTTAAACCTGATAATCCTTGTATCAGGGGAATGATTGACAAAGTAAAACATCTTGTAAAAGTGGAGGAGATCAATGGCTGA
- the rplE gene encoding 50S ribosomal protein L5 gives MSWLKQYYEEEVVPKLMEKFEYKNPMEVPRLKKIVLNMGLGEAVQNPKIIDQAVEELAMIAGQRPSIRRARKSIAAFKLREGMPIGVMVTLRKDRMYDFLARLIHVALPRVRDFRGIPARGFDGRGNYTMGIDDHTIFPEVDPNKVEKIKGMNITFVTSAETDEEAFELLKLLGMPFKRRR, from the coding sequence ATGTCCTGGCTTAAGCAATATTACGAAGAAGAGGTAGTTCCCAAGCTTATGGAAAAGTTTGAGTATAAAAATCCGATGGAAGTCCCGCGGCTTAAGAAGATTGTTCTTAATATGGGGCTTGGTGAAGCTGTTCAAAATCCCAAAATAATCGACCAGGCGGTGGAAGAGCTTGCGATGATAGCTGGCCAAAGGCCAAGTATTCGTCGGGCTCGTAAATCCATCGCAGCTTTTAAGCTGCGTGAAGGTATGCCCATTGGGGTTATGGTGACTTTGCGCAAGGACCGCATGTATGATTTTCTGGCTCGCTTGATCCATGTGGCCCTTCCGCGAGTGCGTGACTTCCGTGGTATTCCCGCGCGGGGTTTTGACGGTAGGGGTAACTATACCATGGGCATTGATGACCATACCATTTTCCCTGAGGTTGATCCTAACAAAGTAGAAAAAATCAAGGGCATGAATATTACTTTTGTTACTTCGGCAGAAACCGACGAAGAGGCCTTTGAGCTTTTAAAGCTTTTGGGCATGCCATTTAAACGTAGGAGATAG
- the rplO gene encoding 50S ribosomal protein L15, producing MSLSNLSPFPGSKKKEKRVGRGPGSGHGKTACKGHKGQKARAGGGVPPWFEGGQMPILRRLPKRGFKNPFKIEYAVLNVGDLAKKFSDGAEVSPEILRQAKILKGTPKPLKILGDGEIKIALKVKCHAISKSAREKIEAAGGTVEIISR from the coding sequence ATCAGCCTTTCAAATTTGTCCCCTTTTCCAGGGTCTAAGAAGAAAGAAAAAAGAGTTGGTCGTGGGCCGGGTTCCGGCCATGGCAAGACTGCCTGTAAAGGCCACAAAGGCCAGAAGGCAAGGGCCGGCGGAGGTGTGCCTCCTTGGTTTGAAGGAGGGCAAATGCCCATCTTGCGTCGTCTTCCCAAGCGAGGTTTTAAAAATCCCTTCAAGATAGAATACGCTGTTTTAAATGTTGGGGACTTAGCTAAAAAGTTTTCAGATGGTGCAGAAGTTTCTCCTGAAATTTTGAGGCAGGCTAAGATTTTAAAAGGAACCCCTAAGCCTCTTAAAATCTTGGGAGATGGTGAAATAAAAATAGCGCTTAAAGTGAAATGTCATGCGATTTCCAAGTCCGCACGTGAGAAAATCGAAGCAGCAGGTGGAACGGTAGAGATTATCTCTCGCTAG
- the rplF gene encoding 50S ribosomal protein L6, whose translation MLSRIGRRPVPVPDGVKVEIKEDKVIVQGPKGRLEKPHPPLVEIKVEGNEIKVLPAQVQKRLARKVKAFHGLARALVNNWVTGVSKGFTKSLDIVGLGYKAELKGDTLVLSVGYSHPVEFKLPQGVTAKVQRGAGEVQFQIILEGIDKELVGQTAANIKKIRPPEPYKGKGIRYTGEKILRKAGKGGKK comes from the coding sequence ATGCTTTCACGGATTGGTAGAAGGCCGGTTCCTGTCCCGGATGGGGTCAAGGTTGAAATAAAAGAAGACAAGGTCATTGTGCAGGGTCCGAAAGGCCGCCTTGAAAAGCCACATCCACCATTAGTTGAGATAAAAGTAGAAGGAAACGAAATAAAAGTGCTTCCTGCGCAAGTTCAAAAGCGCCTTGCGCGAAAAGTTAAGGCTTTTCATGGGCTGGCACGGGCCTTGGTAAACAACTGGGTAACTGGTGTTTCCAAAGGTTTTACCAAGTCTCTTGACATTGTTGGCTTGGGGTATAAGGCTGAGCTTAAGGGCGATACCCTGGTGCTCAGTGTGGGGTATTCTCATCCTGTAGAATTTAAACTCCCGCAGGGAGTTACTGCCAAAGTGCAGCGTGGTGCTGGTGAAGTTCAATTCCAGATAATCCTTGAAGGTATTGACAAAGAACTAGTAGGCCAGACTGCAGCGAATATAAAAAAGATTAGACCTCCTGAACCTTATAAGGGCAAAGGGATTCGTTATACTGGAGAGAAAATTTTACGTAAAGCCGGCAAAGGCGGTAAGAAATAG
- the rpsE gene encoding 30S ribosomal protein S5, with translation MVASPKDTEQLIEKIIFINRVAKVHKGGRRFRFSALVVVGDGAGRVGYGLGKAPEVPDAIRKALEKARKNMIKVPVINGTIPHPILGIYGAAQVLLKPGAPGTGVIAGGTVRAIMDAVGIRDVVTKCIRSTNPHNVVKATFKALESLQDPEYVAKKRNLAKEEVVGESHEAA, from the coding sequence TTGGTGGCATCACCTAAAGATACCGAACAGCTAATAGAGAAGATTATTTTTATTAACCGTGTAGCAAAGGTCCATAAAGGCGGGCGTCGTTTTCGTTTTTCCGCCCTGGTGGTAGTGGGCGACGGGGCCGGGCGAGTAGGCTATGGCCTGGGGAAGGCTCCAGAAGTCCCTGACGCCATTCGCAAAGCCCTAGAGAAGGCCCGTAAAAACATGATAAAAGTGCCTGTAATCAATGGCACTATACCGCATCCCATTCTCGGGATTTACGGCGCAGCGCAGGTGCTTCTTAAACCCGGTGCTCCTGGTACAGGTGTTATTGCGGGTGGCACGGTGCGTGCTATTATGGATGCGGTTGGTATTCGTGACGTGGTAACCAAATGCATCCGTAGTACTAATCCTCATAACGTGGTAAAAGCTACTTTTAAAGCTTTAGAAAGCTTACAAGATCCTGAATACGTTGCTAAGAAACGAAATTTGGCCAAAGAAGAAGTTGTAGGTGAGAGCCATGAAGCAGCTTAA
- a CDS encoding type Z 30S ribosomal protein S14, whose protein sequence is MPRKAQIVKAMREPKFKVRKRNRCSICGRARAYIRRFGLCRICFRNLASQGKIPGVRKASW, encoded by the coding sequence ATGCCGCGCAAAGCGCAAATTGTTAAAGCCATGAGAGAGCCAAAATTTAAGGTGCGCAAGCGGAACAGGTGTTCGATTTGTGGCCGCGCACGCGCTTATATTCGCCGTTTTGGGCTTTGTCGTATTTGTTTCCGGAATCTTGCTTCTCAGGGCAAAATTCCGGGAGTGAGAAAAGCAAGTTGGTAA